A portion of the Sulfuriferula sp. AH1 genome contains these proteins:
- a CDS encoding creatininase, protein MNTVNMNTMSWVAYRDRIATANPPIFLPVGALEQHGPHLPLGTDALLSAAVAASAAEQIDGIVAPALSYGYKSQPKCGGGQHFCGTTSVDAQTLIGLVRDTVREFARHGVEKLVVVNGHYENQWFITEGIDLAMRDLQPGAKIQVMRMEYWDFLTAATLRAVFPDGFPGYALEHAAVIETSLMLHYHPELVRLDLIPDDGPANFPAYDIYPADPDWVPPSGVLSSARGADAVKGEIMATELAACIAKAVMTEFERA, encoded by the coding sequence GTGAATACCGTTAACATGAATACAATGAGCTGGGTTGCTTACCGCGACCGTATCGCCACAGCCAATCCACCCATTTTTCTGCCAGTTGGCGCGCTTGAACAGCACGGCCCGCACCTGCCGCTAGGCACCGACGCCCTGCTGTCGGCCGCCGTTGCAGCCAGCGCTGCCGAACAGATAGACGGCATCGTTGCACCTGCCCTGTCTTATGGTTACAAATCGCAACCCAAATGCGGTGGCGGCCAGCATTTCTGCGGCACTACTTCAGTCGACGCACAAACATTGATTGGCCTGGTACGCGATACGGTCCGCGAATTCGCCCGTCATGGCGTGGAAAAGCTGGTCGTCGTCAACGGCCATTACGAGAACCAATGGTTCATCACAGAAGGCATCGATCTGGCGATGCGCGACCTCCAGCCCGGCGCCAAAATACAAGTCATGCGCATGGAATACTGGGATTTCCTGACTGCAGCCACTTTGCGCGCGGTGTTCCCCGACGGCTTTCCCGGCTATGCGCTGGAGCATGCTGCCGTCATCGAAACCTCGCTGATGCTGCATTACCACCCGGAACTGGTGCGGCTCGACCTGATTCCGGATGACGGCCCGGCGAATTTTCCGGCTTACGATATTTATCCCGCCGATCCCGACTGGGTACCGCCATCGGGTGTGCTATCTTCGGCGCGCGGTGCCGATGCGGTCAAAGGCGAAATCATGGCCACCGAATTGGCAGCCTGCATCGCAAAAGCCGTGATGACGGAATTCGAACGAGCGTGA
- a CDS encoding DMT family transporter, translating into MSHPARTIPQTWLPLTVLTFSAAMWGVTWWPLKQFGTAGLSGPLISLASYGLVGLLGLPLLLRERHLWQGQISLLLLLALLGGWANASFVRALTTGDVVRVMLLFYLAPVWSVIGGRLFLQERVTRRRMLAVFISIFGAFLVIGGAAAFTAPLSVADLLALSAGLAFAGNNLVTRAAQAIPMISKTVAVFIGCGVISALMVWQQSAAQPDWSPNLLIALTAFGFGWLILATFTTQYGVTHLETGRAGIILIVELLAAVISAVIVGGEQLLPREWMGGTLIASAAVIEATASADESHKENREYR; encoded by the coding sequence ATGAGCCATCCGGCTCGCACCATCCCCCAAACCTGGCTGCCGCTCACTGTATTGACCTTTTCCGCCGCCATGTGGGGCGTTACCTGGTGGCCGCTCAAGCAATTCGGTACTGCCGGATTATCCGGCCCGCTGATCTCCCTCGCCAGCTATGGGCTGGTAGGACTGCTCGGCCTGCCCCTGCTGCTGCGGGAACGCCATCTCTGGCAGGGACAAATCAGCTTGCTGCTGTTGCTCGCACTTTTGGGCGGCTGGGCCAACGCGTCTTTTGTGCGGGCGTTGACGACTGGCGACGTGGTGCGCGTCATGCTGCTGTTTTATCTGGCGCCAGTATGGTCGGTGATCGGCGGCAGACTGTTTCTGCAAGAGAGGGTTACCCGGCGCCGCATGCTGGCCGTATTCATATCCATTTTTGGTGCATTCCTGGTCATCGGCGGTGCCGCGGCATTTACCGCACCGTTATCGGTAGCCGATCTGCTCGCACTTTCCGCCGGACTCGCTTTTGCCGGCAACAATCTGGTCACGCGCGCCGCCCAGGCCATCCCCATGATTTCCAAAACCGTCGCCGTATTCATCGGCTGCGGTGTCATATCCGCGCTGATGGTCTGGCAGCAAAGCGCCGCACAGCCCGACTGGTCGCCGAATTTGCTGATTGCGCTGACAGCCTTCGGCTTCGGCTGGCTGATTCTGGCCACCTTTACCACGCAATACGGCGTTACTCATCTGGAAACAGGCCGTGCCGGCATCATACTGATAGTGGAACTGCTGGCTGCAGTGATCTCTGCGGTGATAGTCGGCGGCGAACAGCTTTTACCGCGTGAATGGATGGGCGGCACGCTTATTGCTTCAGCTGCAGTAATCGAAGCGACAGCTAGCGCTGACGAATCTCATAAGGAAAACCGTGAATACCGTTAA
- a CDS encoding metal ABC transporter substrate-binding protein — protein MIKRFLTVMIMMLLLASFSVSAEDKFRIVTTTSDMQNLVQAVAGTLADVTAIASPAQDQEEFQPRPTDILRLKNAKMVVRVGLDYDLWLDRLLQEAGNPDLLPGGRGYIDASKGIALLEIRSVSFGPSIGHNHGAGNPHYWLDPENARIITASILEGLLKLDVNHAQIYEKNRTVFLSRLTHEINGWTGRLARFRGVPIIAYHNSWPYFARRFRLNIIDYIEPKVDVPPSTAHLVELLTEMQTQHVRVIIKAPFEPTRTPGLLAGKTGAKVLELAPSVGVIAGKDTYFSMMEYNVTQLVQAFSRAD, from the coding sequence ATGATAAAAAGATTTTTGACAGTAATGATAATGATGCTATTGCTGGCATCGTTTTCAGTGTCGGCTGAAGATAAATTCAGGATAGTCACGACTACCTCGGATATGCAAAATTTGGTACAGGCTGTTGCCGGAACATTGGCAGACGTGACTGCAATTGCCTCGCCGGCACAGGATCAGGAAGAATTCCAGCCTCGTCCGACAGATATACTGAGGCTAAAAAACGCAAAAATGGTGGTACGAGTCGGATTGGATTACGATCTATGGCTAGACAGATTATTGCAGGAGGCGGGTAACCCAGACCTGTTGCCTGGAGGGCGCGGCTATATAGATGCGTCTAAGGGAATTGCGCTGCTCGAGATTCGCTCGGTATCTTTCGGACCATCCATAGGGCATAACCATGGCGCAGGTAACCCTCATTATTGGCTAGACCCGGAAAATGCCAGAATAATCACGGCTTCCATACTGGAGGGCTTGTTGAAATTGGATGTCAATCATGCCCAAATATATGAGAAGAATCGTACAGTATTCTTATCCCGTCTAACGCATGAAATAAATGGCTGGACCGGCCGACTTGCCAGATTCCGGGGTGTTCCCATCATCGCATACCATAATAGTTGGCCCTATTTTGCTCGACGTTTTCGGCTCAACATCATTGATTACATAGAACCTAAAGTAGATGTGCCACCAAGTACAGCGCATCTGGTCGAATTGCTGACAGAAATGCAAACGCAGCACGTTAGAGTAATTATCAAGGCACCATTTGAGCCGACTCGGACGCCTGGACTGCTCGCCGGAAAAACTGGGGCAAAGGTGCTGGAGTTGGCACCTTCAGTGGGCGTTATTGCTGGGAAGGATACGTATTTCTCAATGATGGAATATAACGTAACTCAGCTGGTTCAAGCATTTAGTAGAGCTGATTGA
- a CDS encoding SDR family NAD(P)-dependent oxidoreductase yields the protein MNISLHNKTAIVTGAATGIGRAIAIMLGQAGARVIVNHLNRAREADQVVQAIAAAGGWAAAIEADVTNAHQVRQMVESCNQIDILVNNAGVIAEKPFLDITELEWDHVLNSDLKSVFLCSQAVLGRMAKQGTGIIVNISSDLGYLGREQYASYCAAKAGVIGLTRSLAREFAPAIRINAVAPGPVNTAMLSTESMSMEWIAKEKDIPYQRFAEPDEIAATVLFLISDYARFYCGQVLGPNGGSIMP from the coding sequence ATGAATATCAGCTTACACAACAAAACCGCTATCGTAACCGGTGCCGCCACCGGCATCGGACGAGCCATTGCCATCATGCTCGGACAGGCCGGAGCACGGGTCATCGTCAATCACCTCAACCGCGCGCGGGAAGCCGACCAGGTAGTACAAGCCATTGCCGCTGCAGGCGGATGGGCTGCCGCCATCGAAGCCGACGTGACCAACGCGCATCAGGTACGGCAGATGGTCGAAAGCTGCAATCAAATCGATATTCTGGTGAATAACGCCGGCGTAATTGCGGAGAAACCGTTCCTCGACATCACTGAGCTCGAATGGGATCACGTGCTGAACAGCGACCTCAAATCGGTGTTTCTATGCAGTCAGGCCGTACTCGGCCGCATGGCGAAACAGGGCACTGGCATCATCGTCAATATCAGCTCCGATCTGGGATATCTGGGTCGCGAACAGTACGCGTCATATTGTGCAGCCAAGGCGGGCGTTATCGGTCTCACCCGCTCGCTGGCGCGTGAATTCGCGCCGGCCATCCGCATCAATGCGGTAGCCCCGGGACCGGTGAACACCGCTATGCTGTCAACTGAATCCATGTCGATGGAATGGATAGCGAAGGAAAAGGACATTCCTTACCAACGCTTTGCGGAGCCTGACGAGATTGCCGCCACGGTACTTTTCCTGATATCCGATTACGCCCGTTTTTATTGCGGCCAGGTGCTCGGCCCCAACGGCGGATCGATCATGCCATGA
- a CDS encoding acetamidase/formamidase family protein, whose translation MKSMSKWKLSVGLALAGATFGVGAYTYEQLSMEEKLRIVPAAHVSGKLHLLPATMETTQWGWFDNAQTPVMTIMPGDTVALETMMHSHNQIVPGTTLETIKKLRIDNPGRGPHTLTGPIFVEGAEPGDVLKIHINKIMPRSYATNFNIPGMFGEFPKEFQDGQVKYFYLDMDKKVTEFAPGIEIPLHPFPGTIGVARAEPGKYSSVPPGPFGGNMDIRELTEGTTLYLPVFVKGALLWSGDSHAAQGNGEINLTALETAFKEMNITVDVIKGTKLDWPRIETSRNWITMGYDNDLNKAWDIAKAETGKYLGQQRGISPEKAVGLMQKVSDCRISEVVNIKKGVYCMNPKDAKSTITVDHPVAETNRYWVTTATDADLNKAMDQASMAMIGLLQEKKGLSRLDSYGLASMSMDCRLGDLSDDSKSVHCLMPKSLWVAKK comes from the coding sequence ATGAAATCAATGAGTAAATGGAAGTTATCTGTGGGCTTGGCGCTGGCTGGTGCTACATTCGGTGTAGGTGCGTATACTTATGAGCAACTGTCAATGGAAGAAAAGCTTCGTATTGTTCCGGCAGCCCATGTTTCAGGTAAGCTGCATTTGCTTCCTGCAACTATGGAAACCACACAATGGGGATGGTTTGACAATGCACAAACCCCGGTCATGACTATTATGCCTGGCGATACCGTTGCACTGGAAACCATGATGCATTCCCATAATCAGATTGTGCCTGGCACGACACTGGAAACCATTAAAAAACTGCGGATTGACAATCCGGGACGTGGGCCGCATACCCTCACAGGGCCGATTTTTGTGGAAGGTGCTGAGCCGGGCGATGTATTGAAGATACATATCAACAAGATTATGCCACGTTCTTACGCAACAAATTTCAATATTCCCGGCATGTTCGGTGAATTTCCCAAGGAATTCCAGGATGGTCAGGTTAAATATTTTTATCTGGATATGGATAAAAAAGTGACTGAATTTGCACCGGGAATTGAAATCCCATTGCACCCTTTTCCTGGAACGATAGGCGTTGCGCGAGCAGAACCCGGTAAATATAGCTCGGTTCCACCGGGACCATTCGGCGGAAATATGGATATTCGCGAGTTGACTGAAGGCACTACGTTGTACTTGCCTGTGTTTGTGAAAGGCGCACTATTATGGAGCGGCGACTCGCATGCGGCACAAGGCAACGGCGAAATTAACCTTACTGCACTGGAAACCGCCTTCAAGGAAATGAATATCACCGTTGATGTCATCAAGGGCACCAAACTTGATTGGCCTCGGATTGAAACATCCAGGAACTGGATCACAATGGGATATGACAATGATCTTAACAAGGCCTGGGACATAGCGAAAGCTGAAACGGGCAAATATCTTGGCCAGCAACGTGGCATCTCCCCGGAAAAAGCTGTCGGCCTGATGCAGAAAGTATCGGACTGTCGTATTTCGGAAGTGGTTAATATCAAAAAAGGTGTGTATTGCATGAATCCGAAGGATGCCAAATCCACAATCACAGTGGATCATCCTGTTGCTGAAACCAACCGCTATTGGGTTACTACTGCAACTGATGCTGATCTGAATAAAGCCATGGATCAAGCGTCAATGGCAATGATTGGTCTGTTGCAGGAGAAGAAAGGCTTGTCACGTCTGGATTCTTACGGGCTTGCGAGCATGTCCATGGATTGCCGTTTAGGCGATTTGTCCGATGATTCCAAAAGCGTACATTGCCTGATGCCGAAAAGCCTCTGGGTAGCCAAAAAATAA
- the atzF gene encoding allophanate hydrolase encodes MENLSLDIANLQALYRAGALTPRALVDVVLARTAGNNTDNAWIYQLPAEQLYAYADALADKDPAQLPLYGIPFAIKDNIDLANVPTTAACPEFAYVPEQSATVVQRLIDAGAIPVGKTNLDQFATGLNGTRSPYGACRNAFDPEYISGGSSAGSAVAVAKGWVSFSLGTDTAGSGRVPAAFNNLVGHKPTCGWLSTTGVVPACRSLDTVSVFTLTAQDAEQVVAAAAGIDEADIYSRKVEGHGFDFGRAATFIFGVPRTEQLQFFGNAEAERLFRDAVARLHELGGVAIEIDLAPFLEAARLLYDGPWVAERYVAIKGFFDAHADRIFAPVREIIGGAARYSAADAFAGQYRLRELKRQADKVWAAVDCLVTPTAGTIYTIAEMQADPIRLNSNLGYYTNFMNLLDYAAVSVPAGFQRDGLPFGITLVAPAHQDVPLLHLAARCQQAVATPLGATAIAQPALSVELTAVLPSGQVRVAVCGAHLSGLPLNWQLIQRGARLVQVTTSSPDYRFYALAGGPPYRPGMVRVQPGEQGGAIAVEVWEMPAREFGSFAAGIPAPLGIGTITLADGTRVAGFVCESYAIADAIDITHLNSWRIYLKSKCK; translated from the coding sequence GTGGAAAACTTGAGTCTGGATATCGCCAATTTGCAGGCGTTGTATCGTGCGGGTGCGCTGACGCCACGTGCGCTGGTGGATGTGGTGCTGGCACGTACTGCCGGGAATAATACTGATAATGCCTGGATTTATCAGCTGCCTGCAGAGCAGCTGTATGCCTACGCAGATGCACTGGCGGACAAGGATCCGGCGCAGCTGCCGCTGTATGGGATACCGTTTGCCATCAAGGATAATATCGATCTGGCTAATGTACCGACCACTGCCGCGTGCCCGGAATTTGCGTATGTGCCGGAGCAAAGTGCTACGGTAGTGCAGCGGCTGATCGATGCCGGTGCCATTCCGGTTGGCAAGACCAATCTGGATCAGTTTGCAACCGGCCTCAATGGCACGCGCTCGCCTTACGGCGCCTGTCGCAATGCCTTTGATCCCGAGTATATCTCCGGCGGCTCCAGTGCCGGATCGGCAGTTGCCGTCGCCAAAGGCTGGGTCAGTTTCAGTCTGGGTACCGATACCGCCGGCTCCGGTCGCGTGCCCGCGGCATTCAATAATCTGGTCGGACACAAGCCGACTTGCGGCTGGCTATCGACTACCGGAGTAGTGCCGGCTTGCCGTTCGCTGGATACGGTGTCGGTATTCACCCTGACCGCGCAGGATGCGGAGCAGGTCGTCGCCGCTGCGGCCGGTATCGACGAAGCGGATATTTACTCGCGTAAAGTGGAAGGGCACGGTTTCGATTTCGGCCGCGCCGCAACGTTTATCTTCGGCGTACCGCGTACCGAGCAATTGCAGTTTTTCGGCAACGCTGAAGCGGAACGCCTGTTCCGCGATGCGGTAGCCCGGCTGCATGAGCTCGGCGGAGTGGCGATAGAGATAGACCTGGCACCGTTCCTGGAAGCCGCGCGGTTGCTGTATGACGGCCCATGGGTGGCGGAGCGTTATGTGGCGATCAAGGGTTTTTTTGACGCACATGCCGACAGGATATTTGCGCCGGTGCGGGAAATCATCGGAGGTGCAGCGCGCTATTCCGCAGCAGATGCCTTTGCCGGACAATACCGCTTGCGTGAACTGAAGCGCCAGGCTGATAAGGTATGGGCAGCGGTGGACTGCCTGGTGACGCCGACTGCCGGGACGATTTACACGATAGCCGAGATGCAGGCCGATCCGATCAGGCTGAACTCGAATCTGGGTTATTACACCAACTTCATGAATCTGCTCGATTATGCGGCGGTGTCGGTACCTGCCGGATTCCAGCGGGACGGATTGCCGTTCGGCATCACATTGGTAGCGCCTGCACATCAGGATGTGCCGCTGCTGCATCTTGCAGCGCGCTGTCAGCAGGCTGTGGCGACTCCGCTGGGGGCGACCGCTATCGCGCAGCCAGCCTTGTCAGTCGAATTGACTGCGGTGCTGCCGTCTGGCCAGGTACGGGTAGCGGTGTGCGGTGCGCATTTATCCGGCCTGCCGCTGAACTGGCAGCTCATCCAGCGCGGCGCGCGGCTGGTGCAGGTTACGACCAGTTCGCCGGATTACAGGTTTTATGCGTTAGCCGGTGGCCCGCCATATCGTCCGGGCATGGTGCGCGTACAGCCTGGCGAACAGGGCGGTGCGATTGCGGTGGAAGTATGGGAAATGCCGGCGCGCGAATTCGGCTCGTTCGCGGCCGGGATACCTGCACCGCTGGGCATAGGCACGATTACGCTGGCAGACGGTACTCGGGTTGCCGGTTTTGTATGCGAAAGCTATGCAATTGCTGATGCTATTGATATTACGCATCTGAACAGCTGGCGCATCTATTTGAAAAGCAAATGTAAATAA
- a CDS encoding bifunctional diguanylate cyclase/phosphodiesterase, whose amino-acid sequence MTIPFLNVVKSTPPRASQKPAGGLDPTCLINTITSDLVGMIYRCNIDELGTMEFVSEGCLKLTGYRPDELIFDSRISYGQITHPDDLERVNASIHAALEERNSYDTEYRIIRADGSIRWVSERGVGVFDQHGQRIAIEGFIQDITDRISTNKALHEALRRYRSIFEHATEGIFQTTPNGRYIDANPALARIYNYPNPEAMISALQDIRHQLYVNQSRRDEFVRLMFEHGSVRNFESQVYRQDGSIIWISENARAVMDSNGAVQFYEGTVVDITERKYHEEELQYQASHDILTGLPNRMLLMDRIERAISRAKRESRKVAVVFVDLDHFKLINDSLGHHVGDRLLLEISSRLSACIRNQDTVARLGGDEFVLVLTEQTNEPGVIHIIRRLLEVISQPWMDEQHEYSLSCSIGISCFPCDGDRADTLLQCADAAMYEAKNAGRNTFHFYTPELNQAVTERLELANDLRRAVERDEFRVYYQPRVDVANGRVIGAEALIRWQHPEKGLIPPDSFIPIAEETGLIVPIGQWILHEACRQNRAWHDAGLPPISVSVNLSPIQFRQPGLIDAVTNALVQSGLDASYLELELTESFFMQDAERINVAITALKSLGVALAIDDFGTGYSSLSYLKRFPVNHLKIDKSFVQEIDINPDDAAIVRAIITLGHELGLKVVAEGVETQANYEFLQQHHCDEIQGYYFSRPVPAPDMGILLQNKLCQLPCDNNASI is encoded by the coding sequence ATGACAATACCCTTTCTGAATGTGGTCAAAAGCACCCCTCCCCGTGCGTCGCAAAAACCGGCAGGAGGACTGGACCCGACCTGTCTGATCAATACCATCACCAGCGATCTGGTAGGCATGATTTATCGCTGCAATATCGATGAATTGGGAACGATGGAGTTTGTCAGCGAAGGCTGTCTGAAGCTGACCGGATACCGTCCCGATGAGCTGATTTTCGATAGCCGCATTTCATACGGACAGATCACCCATCCCGACGATCTGGAGCGCGTGAATGCGAGCATCCATGCTGCTTTGGAGGAGCGGAACAGTTATGACACCGAATATCGCATCATTCGCGCCGACGGTTCCATACGCTGGGTATCGGAACGCGGAGTAGGCGTGTTCGATCAGCACGGCCAGCGCATCGCCATCGAAGGCTTTATCCAGGACATTACCGATCGCATCAGCACCAATAAAGCCTTGCATGAAGCATTAAGACGTTACCGCAGCATCTTCGAACATGCGACCGAAGGCATCTTCCAGACCACCCCCAACGGGCGCTATATCGATGCCAACCCAGCATTGGCACGCATTTACAACTACCCCAACCCTGAAGCCATGATCTCCGCATTGCAGGATATTCGGCATCAACTGTACGTCAATCAGTCGCGTCGCGACGAATTCGTGCGGCTCATGTTCGAGCATGGCAGTGTGCGCAATTTCGAATCCCAGGTATATCGCCAGGACGGCAGCATCATCTGGATCTCGGAAAATGCACGGGCGGTAATGGACTCCAACGGCGCCGTGCAGTTCTACGAAGGCACCGTCGTCGATATCACTGAACGCAAATATCACGAAGAAGAGCTGCAATACCAGGCCAGCCATGACATTCTCACCGGCTTGCCCAACCGCATGCTGCTCATGGACAGGATAGAACGCGCCATCAGCCGCGCCAAACGCGAATCGCGGAAAGTTGCGGTGGTATTCGTGGATCTTGACCATTTCAAGCTCATCAACGACAGTCTCGGTCATCATGTCGGCGACCGATTGCTGCTCGAAATATCATCGCGCCTGAGCGCTTGCATCCGCAACCAGGATACGGTCGCCCGTCTGGGCGGAGATGAATTCGTGCTGGTATTGACCGAACAGACAAACGAACCCGGCGTCATTCATATCATTCGGCGCTTGCTGGAAGTCATTTCCCAACCCTGGATGGACGAACAGCACGAATATTCGCTGAGCTGCAGCATAGGCATCAGCTGCTTCCCCTGTGATGGCGATAGAGCCGATACGCTGCTGCAATGTGCCGACGCGGCCATGTACGAAGCGAAGAACGCCGGCAGAAACACCTTCCATTTCTATACGCCGGAATTGAATCAGGCCGTGACCGAACGTCTCGAATTGGCCAATGACCTGCGCCGTGCAGTGGAACGCGACGAGTTCCGCGTCTATTATCAGCCGCGCGTTGATGTCGCCAACGGCAGAGTCATCGGCGCCGAGGCACTTATTCGCTGGCAGCATCCGGAAAAAGGGCTGATCCCCCCCGACAGCTTCATCCCCATTGCGGAAGAAACCGGCCTGATCGTTCCTATCGGTCAATGGATATTGCACGAGGCATGTCGACAGAATCGGGCCTGGCACGATGCGGGGCTGCCTCCGATCAGCGTATCGGTAAACCTCTCCCCTATCCAGTTTCGTCAACCCGGCCTGATCGATGCGGTCACCAACGCACTGGTGCAATCCGGCCTGGACGCCAGCTACCTGGAACTGGAGCTCACCGAATCCTTCTTCATGCAGGACGCGGAACGCATCAATGTTGCCATCACCGCGCTGAAATCGCTTGGAGTAGCATTAGCGATAGATGATTTTGGCACAGGCTATTCCAGCCTGAGCTACCTGAAGCGCTTCCCGGTGAACCACCTGAAGATAGACAAAAGTTTTGTACAGGAAATCGACATCAATCCGGACGATGCCGCCATTGTCCGCGCCATCATCACGCTGGGCCATGAACTGGGACTAAAAGTCGTTGCGGAAGGCGTGGAAACACAGGCGAATTACGAGTTTCTGCAACAGCATCATTGCGACGAGATTCAGGGATACTATTTCAGCCGTCCAGTGCCGGCTCCCGATATGGGAATCCTGCTGCAAAACAAATTATGCCAACTACCCTGCGATAACAACGCAAGCATCTGA
- a CDS encoding metal ABC transporter permease, whose protein sequence is MNVVFQLLIPPFIATLLLTVIHTYLGIHVLRRNVIFVDLALAQISAFGATVAFMLGHMPQSAAVYGYSLFFTLLGAALLSFSRHWSGKVSQETFVGIIYVACAAAAFLLIDKAPQGAEHIKQLLIGSILTITNNDLIRLATLYGFVGLFHWVFRKQFVMISFNPEQAREKNIRLWLWDFLFYASFGVVVTSSVAIGGVLLVFSFLIIPSVIGVLYATSILSRLLIGWIAGALAGIAGLGTSYLMDLPTGATMVVAFAGTLVIAAIMRPFFFTSIKQKIGTLIRYIKVSAILIVVVSLASSAWLILFPHADQPLLEIMERQSPCMLSKFLSAGESKTLLTSRNDERHYYFEAHRLIEKERDSRWQGAGLTDEELRSVSSYTQVFQEMQKGEEFVQQEILEKARGRQRWIIGIPLLMISFGFLLILLGNENIVGTPPF, encoded by the coding sequence ATGAATGTTGTATTTCAATTATTGATACCTCCCTTCATTGCTACCTTGCTTTTGACTGTAATACATACCTATCTCGGGATACATGTGCTGCGTCGCAATGTTATTTTTGTTGATTTGGCGCTTGCACAAATTTCCGCATTTGGCGCCACCGTAGCGTTTATGCTTGGTCATATGCCGCAGAGCGCTGCCGTATATGGCTATTCGCTTTTTTTTACCCTGCTGGGTGCCGCGTTACTTTCTTTTAGCCGGCATTGGAGCGGGAAGGTCTCCCAGGAAACTTTTGTCGGCATCATCTATGTGGCCTGTGCAGCCGCCGCTTTTTTGCTGATCGACAAGGCGCCGCAGGGGGCCGAACATATCAAGCAACTGCTAATCGGAAGTATTCTGACTATTACGAATAATGATTTGATCAGACTGGCGACACTTTATGGTTTTGTCGGGCTTTTCCACTGGGTCTTCAGAAAACAGTTTGTGATGATTAGCTTCAATCCCGAGCAAGCTCGGGAAAAGAACATCAGATTATGGTTATGGGACTTTTTGTTTTACGCTTCCTTTGGTGTGGTGGTAACCAGTTCGGTTGCCATTGGGGGCGTGTTGCTTGTTTTCTCATTTTTGATTATTCCTTCTGTCATTGGTGTGCTCTACGCTACCAGTATTTTGTCCAGGCTATTGATCGGGTGGATTGCTGGTGCGCTTGCCGGTATAGCTGGGTTAGGTACTTCATATTTAATGGACTTGCCTACCGGGGCAACTATGGTAGTGGCTTTTGCGGGAACGCTTGTCATCGCTGCGATAATGCGCCCTTTTTTCTTTACCTCAATCAAGCAAAAAATAGGCACGCTGATCAGGTACATTAAGGTGAGCGCCATATTGATAGTCGTTGTTTCCCTTGCTTCCAGTGCCTGGCTGATATTGTTTCCTCATGCGGATCAGCCCTTACTTGAAATCATGGAGAGGCAGTCGCCCTGTATGTTGAGTAAATTTCTCAGTGCGGGCGAATCGAAAACCTTACTGACTTCGAGAAATGATGAGCGTCATTATTATTTTGAAGCGCATCGTTTGATAGAAAAAGAACGTGATAGTCGTTGGCAGGGGGCGGGGCTTACTGATGAGGAATTGAGAAGCGTGTCATCCTATACTCAAGTATTTCAGGAAATGCAGAAAGGGGAGGAGTTTGTGCAGCAAGAAATACTTGAAAAAGCAAGAGGCCGGCAGCGATGGATAATTGGTATTCCGCTGTTGATGATATCATTTGGCTTCTTGTTGATCTTGCTGGGGAACGAAAACATTGTGGGTACCCCCCCTTTTTAG
- a CDS encoding N-acyl homoserine lactonase family protein, with translation MMTQVKKLWPLLTATHHYDKSLSTRHRGQGQIIEAPILAYLIETANGRILYDVGCDYNKIADPARQQHYYDPEIFPFGPPEMDESQRLPTHLARMGLTPADVDVVFIGHLHFDHAGGLCDVCGTEVHVQQDELDAALSGQDIAYFPDDFNGQYPWKMMQGEYDVAPGVRAVSSPGHTAGHMSLWIELPKGPPVILCGDAADLAENIAEEIPPGLCWQEQEDQAIASIRKLKKLAAEENAILWPNHDINFWRTLRQFPEFHE, from the coding sequence ATGATGACGCAAGTTAAAAAACTGTGGCCGCTGCTGACGGCCACCCACCATTACGACAAGTCGCTATCGACTCGCCATCGTGGCCAGGGACAGATCATCGAGGCGCCTATTCTCGCTTATCTCATCGAAACGGCAAACGGCCGGATCCTGTATGACGTCGGCTGCGATTACAACAAGATTGCAGACCCGGCCCGGCAGCAGCATTACTACGATCCGGAAATATTCCCTTTCGGTCCGCCGGAAATGGATGAATCGCAACGCCTGCCCACCCATCTGGCACGCATGGGCCTGACGCCGGCTGATGTGGATGTCGTATTCATCGGCCATTTGCACTTCGATCATGCCGGTGGATTGTGCGACGTCTGCGGCACCGAAGTGCATGTGCAGCAAGACGAGCTGGATGCAGCATTATCCGGCCAGGATATTGCCTATTTCCCCGATGATTTCAATGGCCAGTATCCATGGAAAATGATGCAGGGAGAATACGACGTGGCACCGGGTGTACGTGCCGTATCCTCGCCCGGCCATACCGCAGGCCACATGTCGCTGTGGATCGAATTGCCGAAAGGACCGCCCGTCATTCTGTGCGGTGACGCCGCCGATCTGGCGGAAAACATTGCGGAGGAGATTCCGCCGGGCCTGTGCTGGCAAGAACAGGAAGACCAGGCCATAGCCAGCATACGCAAACTCAAGAAACTGGCGGCAGAGGAAAATGCGATCCTCTGGCCCAATCACGATATCAACTTCTGGAGAACGTTGCGTCAGTTCCCCGAATTTCATGAATAG